In a genomic window of Rhodovulum sp. P5:
- a CDS encoding ABC transporter substrate-binding protein: MNKLAPLALGAALAAGPALADLVFPDLSYRTGPYAAGGIPFSDGYQDYFTLVNERDGGIGGVRAQVIECETGYNTEKGVECYEATKGQGALIYQPLSTGITYQLIPKVEADGIPLHTMGYGRTSAANGKVFEWVFNYPANYWDAASVAIKYLLEENGGDLGGKKITLLYHNSAYGKEPIRTLEDLSKKHGFTLNTIPVDHPGQEQKSQWLQIRRERPDYVIMWGWGVMNQVAVQEAANIRFPMDHFIGNWWAGAEHDVTPAGMAADGYKSLNMNKIGDLPVFEDIKTYVHDKGMAAGDGSNLGKVLYTRGMYAAMLAVEAAKTAQGLHGTPDIDASMMRDGMEALEMTAAKMEALGAPGIGPEFSVSCANHGGSGMGIVQQWNAGEGKWVALTDFIAPDDAIIDPLIEDDSMAFAAENEISLRCE; encoded by the coding sequence ATGAACAAACTCGCACCACTCGCGCTTGGCGCGGCCCTCGCGGCGGGGCCGGCACTGGCCGACCTCGTATTCCCCGATCTCAGCTATCGCACCGGGCCCTATGCCGCGGGCGGCATCCCGTTCTCGGACGGCTATCAGGACTATTTCACCCTGGTGAACGAGCGTGACGGCGGCATCGGCGGCGTGCGCGCGCAGGTCATCGAATGCGAGACGGGCTATAACACCGAAAAGGGTGTGGAGTGCTACGAGGCGACCAAGGGGCAAGGGGCGCTGATCTATCAGCCGCTGTCGACCGGCATCACCTACCAGCTTATCCCCAAGGTGGAAGCTGACGGCATTCCTCTGCACACGATGGGCTATGGCCGAACGTCTGCGGCAAACGGCAAGGTTTTCGAGTGGGTCTTCAACTACCCGGCGAACTACTGGGACGCGGCCTCGGTCGCGATCAAGTACCTGCTGGAGGAAAACGGCGGCGATCTGGGCGGCAAGAAGATCACGCTGCTCTACCACAACTCCGCCTACGGGAAAGAGCCGATCCGGACGCTGGAAGACCTGTCGAAAAAGCACGGCTTCACGCTCAACACCATCCCCGTCGACCATCCGGGGCAGGAGCAGAAATCCCAGTGGCTGCAAATCCGGCGGGAACGCCCGGACTATGTGATCATGTGGGGCTGGGGCGTGATGAACCAGGTCGCCGTGCAGGAGGCTGCCAATATCCGTTTCCCGATGGATCATTTCATCGGCAACTGGTGGGCGGGCGCCGAACATGACGTGACCCCCGCGGGCATGGCCGCCGACGGCTACAAGTCGCTCAACATGAACAAGATCGGCGATCTGCCGGTGTTCGAGGACATCAAGACCTATGTCCATGACAAGGGGATGGCCGCTGGCGACGGGTCCAACCTTGGCAAGGTGCTGTATACCCGGGGCATGTACGCCGCGATGCTGGCGGTCGAGGCCGCCAAGACCGCGCAGGGCCTGCATGGCACGCCCGATATCGACGCGTCGATGATGCGCGACGGCATGGAGGCGCTGGAGATGACCGCCGCCAAGATGGAAGCACTGGGTGCGCCGGGCATCGGGCCGGAATTCTCGGTCTCCTGCGCCAATCACGGTGGATCCGGCATGGGCATCGTGCAGCAGTGGAACGCGGGAGAGGGCAAATGGGTCGCCCTGACCGACTTCATCGCGCCCGACGACGCGATCATCGATCCGCTGATCGAGGACGACTCCATGGCCTTTGCCGCGGAGAACGAGATCTCGCTGCGCTGCGAGTGA
- a CDS encoding branched-chain amino acid ABC transporter permease: MFYREAGDFKTSYNEDNQTFPILFDRYRYYAVLVVAFAVIPFVVNDYWANAIFVPFLIYAIAALGLNILVGYCGQLSLGTGGFMAVGAYACYKLMTAFPDVSIVFHVIGAGLVTAAVGVLFGLPSLRIKGFYLAVATLAAQFFLVWLFNKVPWFYNNSASGQISAPERTVFSIPVTGPNTDAWAKYMICLVFVVVLAWIARNLTRGTVGRSWMAIRDMDIAAEIIGVNPLKAKLTAFAVSSFYVGIAGALFFAVYLGAVEVGEAFGIQKSFLILFMVIIGGLGSIFGSFAGAAFLVLLPVLLKNVLVGAMGWPTDLAAHLELMIVGALIILFLIAEPHGLAQLWRIGKEKLRLWPFPH, from the coding sequence ATGTTCTACCGCGAGGCCGGCGACTTCAAGACGTCCTATAACGAGGACAACCAGACCTTTCCGATCCTGTTCGACCGGTATCGGTACTATGCCGTTCTCGTGGTGGCCTTCGCGGTCATCCCCTTCGTGGTCAACGACTACTGGGCCAACGCGATCTTCGTGCCGTTCCTGATCTACGCGATTGCCGCGCTGGGCCTGAACATCCTTGTCGGCTATTGCGGGCAGTTGTCGCTGGGCACCGGCGGTTTCATGGCCGTCGGGGCCTATGCCTGTTACAAGCTGATGACCGCCTTTCCCGATGTCAGCATCGTCTTTCATGTGATCGGTGCGGGGCTGGTCACCGCGGCTGTGGGCGTTCTGTTCGGCCTGCCGAGCCTTCGGATCAAGGGGTTCTATCTTGCCGTGGCGACGCTGGCCGCGCAGTTCTTCCTCGTCTGGCTGTTCAACAAGGTGCCGTGGTTTTACAACAACTCCGCCTCCGGCCAGATCAGCGCGCCGGAACGGACGGTGTTCAGCATCCCCGTTACCGGCCCCAACACGGACGCGTGGGCGAAATACATGATCTGCCTTGTCTTCGTGGTCGTGCTGGCCTGGATCGCGCGGAACCTGACCCGCGGCACGGTGGGGCGGTCGTGGATGGCGATCCGCGATATGGACATCGCGGCAGAGATCATCGGGGTGAACCCGCTTAAGGCGAAGCTGACGGCCTTTGCGGTGTCGTCCTTCTATGTCGGCATCGCGGGTGCGCTGTTCTTCGCCGTCTATCTGGGCGCGGTCGAGGTGGGCGAGGCATTCGGCATCCAGAAAAGCTTTCTGATCCTCTTCATGGTGATCATCGGGGGGTTGGGCTCCATCTTCGGCAGTTTCGCGGGCGCGGCGTTCTTGGTGCTGCTGCCGGTCCTGCTGAAGAACGTTCTGGTCGGCGCCATGGGCTGGCCGACCGATCTGGCCGCGCATCTGGAACTGATGATCGTCGGCGCCCTGATCATCCTGTTCCTGATCGCCGAACCGCACGGGCTGGCGCAGCTTTGGCGGATCGGGAAGGAAAAACTGAGGCTTTGGCCGTTCCCGCATTGA
- a CDS encoding branched-chain amino acid ABC transporter permease translates to MPDQFLYAVEVMLNGLMAGVLYALVALGFVLIFKASGIFNYAQGVLALFAALTLVGLQQGQIPFAHLINAALGTDLHHFGWHLPALVAIVLTVGVMVVLAILIEKFILKHLVNQEPIILFMATIGLAYFLEGFGDIMWGSEIKTLDVGLPQGASFWVEEKTAFLGGDNFYGFFIDKLDMVAALVAALLVISLTVFSQYSKQGRALRAVADDHQAALSVGISLRFIWVLVWSIAGFVALVAGIMWGAKSGVQFSLSLIALKALPVLMLGGFTSIPGAIVGGLIIGVGEKLFEFIVSSPWFGTTFGFTLSATENWFAYVLALLFLVFRPQGLFGEKIIERV, encoded by the coding sequence ATGCCTGACCAGTTCCTTTACGCCGTCGAGGTGATGCTGAACGGCCTGATGGCCGGGGTGCTGTACGCGCTGGTGGCGCTGGGCTTCGTGCTGATCTTCAAGGCATCGGGCATCTTCAACTATGCCCAAGGGGTGCTGGCGCTGTTTGCGGCGCTGACGCTGGTGGGGCTGCAACAGGGGCAGATACCCTTTGCGCATCTGATCAATGCGGCCTTGGGGACGGATCTGCACCATTTCGGTTGGCACCTGCCGGCCCTTGTCGCCATCGTTCTGACCGTGGGCGTGATGGTGGTGCTGGCCATCCTGATCGAGAAGTTCATCCTCAAGCACCTGGTGAACCAGGAACCGATCATCCTGTTCATGGCAACCATCGGGCTGGCCTACTTCCTCGAAGGTTTCGGCGACATCATGTGGGGGTCGGAGATCAAGACGCTGGATGTCGGCCTGCCGCAGGGCGCCAGCTTCTGGGTCGAGGAAAAGACCGCCTTCCTGGGCGGCGACAACTTCTACGGCTTTTTCATCGACAAGCTGGATATGGTGGCCGCACTCGTGGCCGCGCTTCTGGTGATTTCGCTGACCGTGTTTTCCCAGTATTCCAAGCAGGGCCGGGCGCTGCGCGCCGTGGCCGACGACCATCAGGCGGCGCTGTCGGTGGGCATCTCGCTCCGCTTCATCTGGGTTCTGGTCTGGTCCATCGCGGGGTTCGTCGCGCTGGTGGCGGGCATCATGTGGGGCGCGAAATCGGGGGTGCAGTTCTCGCTTTCGCTGATCGCGCTCAAGGCATTGCCGGTGCTGATGCTGGGCGGCTTCACCTCGATCCCCGGGGCCATCGTTGGCGGGCTGATCATCGGGGTTGGCGAGAAACTCTTCGAATTCATCGTCAGCTCACCCTGGTTCGGAACCACGTTCGGCTTCACCCTCAGCGCGACGGAGAACTGGTTCGCCTATGTTCTCGCGCTACTTTTCCTTGTGTTCAGGCCACAGGGCCTGTTCGGAGAAAAGATCATCGAGAGGGTTTGA
- a CDS encoding ABC transporter ATP-binding protein, with the protein MSQPAYEPYVTEDGRTIGDVLMELKNITLRFGGVVAIKDISFDIREGEIRAIIGPNGAGKSSMLNVISGFYTPSEGEVWFEDRLRPPMRPYQVARQGIARTFQNIALFSGMSTLDNIMTGRITRMKSSLLAQALWWGRAQTEESANREAVEKIIDFLEIQHIRKTPVGRLPYGLQKRVELGRALAAEPRLLLLDEPMAGMNVEEKEDMSRFILDVNDEFGTTIVLIEHDMGVVMDLSDRVVVMDYGKKIGDGPPDEVRANPDVISAYLGVSHD; encoded by the coding sequence ATGAGCCAGCCGGCGTATGAGCCCTATGTGACCGAGGACGGCCGCACCATCGGCGATGTGCTGATGGAGTTGAAGAACATCACCCTGCGCTTTGGCGGGGTGGTGGCGATCAAGGACATTTCCTTCGACATCCGCGAGGGCGAGATCCGCGCGATCATCGGGCCGAACGGCGCGGGCAAGTCGTCCATGCTGAACGTGATCTCGGGCTTCTACACGCCAAGTGAGGGCGAGGTCTGGTTCGAGGATCGTCTTCGCCCGCCGATGCGCCCCTATCAGGTTGCGCGGCAGGGGATTGCGCGGACCTTTCAGAACATTGCGCTGTTTTCCGGCATGTCGACGCTCGACAACATCATGACCGGGCGCATCACCCGGATGAAGTCGTCCCTGCTGGCGCAGGCGCTGTGGTGGGGCCGCGCCCAGACAGAGGAAAGCGCCAACCGCGAAGCGGTGGAAAAGATCATCGACTTCCTTGAGATCCAGCATATCCGAAAGACGCCGGTGGGCCGCTTGCCCTATGGCCTGCAAAAGCGGGTCGAACTGGGCCGGGCGCTGGCCGCCGAGCCGCGGCTTCTGCTGCTGGACGAACCCATGGCGGGGATGAATGTCGAGGAAAAGGAGGACATGTCCCGCTTCATCCTCGACGTGAACGACGAATTCGGCACCACCATCGTTCTGATCGAACATGACATGGGCGTGGTGATGGACCTGTCCGACCGGGTCGTGGTGATGGATTACGGCAAGAAGATCGGCGACGGCCCGCCCGATGAGGTGCGCGCCAACCCCGATGTGATCAGCGCGTATCTGGGGGTCAGCCATGACTAG